The following is a genomic window from Nitrosomonas communis.
GAGTTGTGATTGCAACTCTAAAAAAGCATCGAGTTGCCCCAAAAAAACCCAAGTTAGCATTAACTGGATCAGTGCAAGAAAAGTCCAGGCCAAGGGTGAAACAAACAACAACTTCAGTTCTTTGCTGGCGATAGTCAGAATCATTTTCTTAATTCCCGGTATGTCCATTTCTTAGAGTAAATTGCTCAAAAATTTGCTCAAGGCTGAGATTTTTTTGTTTGAGTTCTGCTAGCGCAGCGCTAAACACCATCGTGCCTTGATTCATGATTTGAACTCGATCACATACACCTTCGACTTCCGGCAGTATATGTGTAGAAAGAACCACACTAGAAGTTTTACCAAGCTCACGAATTAGTATTCGAATTTCTCTTATTTGATTAGGATCTAATCCGATAGAAGGTTCATCAAGAATAATAACCTCAGGCTGATGAATAATCGCCTGGGCAATGCCTACACGTTGTTGATACCCTTTGGATAATGTATTGATCAGCCGTTTTCCTATATCATTGAGACCGCAACGTTGTTTAACTTCGGTCAATACGGAATCGATTCTTGATAGATTAATATGGTGCAATCTAGCAGCAAACCGGAGATATTCATCTACTGTTAATTCCTTATACAATGGTGGGTTTTCAGGCAAATAACCAATATAGCATTTGGCTTGTTGAGGATGTTTAAGCAAATCGACCCCACAAATTTGCACACTACCACTCGTTGGAGCCAAGTTACCTGTCAGCATCTGCATCGTCGTGCTCTTTCCTGCACCATTAGGACCTAACAAGCCTAATACTTCACCTCGCCTTAATTCCAGATCAACTTGGTGCACTGCAGTATGCTTACCGAAATTGCGGCTGAGGTTACAAGCAGAAATAGTCACATTAGGAATATCATTCACTAGCACACTCGGTTTCAAAAATTAACGATTAATAAATTGATGTTCATACACCACCGCTAACAGCAGCAATTCAATAAACATCCATTAATTTTTCAGATAAAATATTTATAAACATCATGATGGCACCGAAGATTAAACGAATCATTGTCATCATCATTGCCATCAATTATTCCAATTAAATTTTAACTTTAGAACATTCTCTTTAGAAATTGTCTAAAGAGCTATCATATCAACCTATTCTATCAGGCCGTTCCAATTGATTGCCACAGTGTTGCGCAATAACAACAAACTGGTTTGACAAAAACAAAAACATGGACTCATAATCCGCTCAAGTAATGCATTAATTATCAATTTATTAATGAGTGTCACGAGATCGCATCAGCAGCAAATGATTTTGTGGGGGTTGTTTTGAGTGAATCAAAATTACAAAAAAGGACAATAGCATGAAAAAGAGAACGTCGACCAGGAAATATCTAATAGAAGCAATCGTTTTATCGCTACTCTTAATTTCAACAATGGCTTTGGCTGAAACACAAGCTGGGACATATTATAAGCAAGGCGAAAGTGATGCAGCGAAAATACCAGGTTATAATGTAAATGATCGTGGAGTAATATCCAGAAACACTACAGGTTTATGTTGGCGTACCAGAGATTGGACAGAAGAAAATGCGGATTGTTCATGTGACCCACAGGCTCCTAAATGTCAAAAACCGGTAGAACAGGTTGCCGCGCCTACTCCCCCTGCTCCGATCACCGAACCAGAAAAAATCACTTTTTCTGCGGATGCGCTATTTGATTTTGACAAGGCTGTCCTTAAACCTCAAGGAAAGGAATCTTTGGATGACTTTGCCAATAAACTGAGAAATATTAAATACGATCTTATCATTGCTGTCGGTTATGCCGATCGTATCGGTTCGGATGACTATAATAAACAACTCTCCATGAGACGTGCTGAAGCAGTTAAGAATTATCTGGTTACTGCCAATGGCATCAGCCCAGACCGCATTTTTACGGACGGGAAAGGAGAGGCTAACCCTGTGACGGGTGACAGTTGCGCAGGTACCAAGAAAACCAAAGCATTAATTGATTGCTTGGCACCTGACCGTCGGGTAGAAATTGAAGTAGCAGGCACACAGGAAGGTAACTACTAAGATTAGTTTCAGATTTCATACAAGACAAAAAGCCCTGCCGTTCCGCAGGGCTTTTTTGTTAAAATGTAATAAAAAGGGCCGGTCTGTAACTGGCGCCTCAATTTTGAAGCACCTCGGATCATTCCGGATGAACCAGAAAACTTGTATTGATCGATCCGGCTATAGTGATTAATGATGGCATGGGCAAAGTTATCCTGCCAAATTTACAGATATGAATACAGCTCACTTCTCTTAATCATATTAGCCTGAATTATCATGTGATCATCCCAAGCTTACTCAACTTGTGCACTCAATATCATAACTATTACGCTGATCAGCTCGATTTACCCGTGCATATTCACCTGCATGAAGCTCACGATGAAATGATATACAGCCTAAATACCTGTGAACTTTGTCCACTTGCACGTTTATATCAGCATGGTTTGCTTGGCTCCAGGCTGATTGGGGTACATATGATCCATTTGATCGAAAGTGAAATTAAATTACTCTGACAACAAGATTGTAATAATGCACATTGTCCTTCACCTGATCGCAAGCTAGCGATCGGATTTGCTCTGGTTAGTGATTTATTAGCACATGGACTCAATGTCTGTATTGGTACAGATGGTTACTCTAAACGGAGCCATTGCATGGGGCTCGATAAAATCATGGATTCCTTTAGCGATTGGCAAAGCCGCAGATATCAAAAAACCCATCGATTTCTCGAGTCTTACACTCTCTCCTTGCTTTGATCCTATTTCACATCTTGTTTATGTTGCAGACCACGAACTTGTTATTCGATTTCCAAATCAAAAACGACGCGAAGGCAAAACATAGACAGTAGCAATAATACGGCAAGGTTAAGTCGACAAAGTTAGTTTTCAAAGTCAGCTTTCATTTACAAATGGAATTACTCGTGTCCGGGTCAATGGCAAACTATTGCTGGATAACAGAGAACTTGCTACTCTGAACGAAAATAATCAATCGAGCACAATATATTAATGGCAAAAACGCCTCAATAGCAAAAATATAGGGTAGAAAATCTTATGGAAGATGATGGTATCAATGCAGATCCGATCGAACTGGAAAAATTCAGCCAACTTGCCCATCGTTGGTGGGATCCTAATAGTGAATTTAAACCACTACATGACATTAATCCATTACGGCTTGATTACATCGATCAACTAAGTGGAGGGTTGAAGGAAAAAACTGTGGTAGATGTCGGCTGTGGCGGTGGCATATTATCTGAAGCAATGGCTGCACGTGGGGCAAAAACAACAGGCATTGATTTGAGTGATAAGGCACTCAAAATTGCTAAACTTCATCTGCTCGAAAGTGGGCAGCAAGTTGATTATCGAAAAATAACGGTTGAGATGCTTGCTAAAGAACAGCCGCACCATTTTGATATTGTCACTTGCATGGAAATGCTGGAGCATGTACCCGATCCTGCCAGCGTAATAAAAGCATGCGCCCAGCTAACTAAACCCAATGGCTGGGTCTTTTTCTCGACCATTAATCGCAACCCGAAATCTTATCTCTTTGCCATTCTCGGGGCAGAATACATCCTTAAATTATTACCCAAAGGGACTCACGAATACGCTAAATTTATCAAGCCTTCTGAACTTGCGCGTATGGCGCGTGCCGCAGGATTAAATGATGCCAAAATTATTGGTATGACCTACAATCCTCTTACTAAAGTGTATGCGCTCGAGGCTGATACCAGTGTCAACTATATCATGGCATTTCCAGCTTAAAAGCGGATAAATGATTAAAGCAATTCTTTTCGATTTTGATGGCACAGTTGCCGATACTGCGCCTGATCTGGGTCATGCGCTTAATCGACAGCGCATAGCAAGAGGGTTATCTCCTTTACCGATTACCCTTATCCGCCGTTACGCATCGGCTGGATCACGTGGATTATTACATCTTGGTTTCAATCTCAAACCTGATGATGTAACCTACGAAGCGATGCGCGAGGAATTTCTACGCTTTTACGCCGAACGTTTGTGTCATGATACTTGCTTATTTCCAGGCATAGCTAATGTAATTGATCAGCTCGATATTCGCAATCTGCCTTGGGGAATAGTAACCAACAAACCCGCTCGCTTCACTCGCCCCCTCGTGCAAACATTAGGGCTACACCAGCGGGCAGCCTGCATTATCAGCGGCGATGAGACAGCTCATACCAAACCCCATCCGGAACCCTTGCTCACCGCATGCCGTCAAATGGATATTTCCCCACAGAACTGCATTTATCTCGGGGATGATCTTCGTGATGTCCAAGCCAGCATGGCAGCTGGAATAAAACCGATTGTTGCGCGTTATGGCTATTTAGGTAATGATGCACCACCTGAATCCTGGGGCGCAGATCATCTCATTAATCATCCAGAAGACTTGCTCAATTATATTTAAGACACTTCGTTAGAATCAACTCAGAGATTCTGTTAAAATTATATTCTTGAACTTTTTCGTATCCATACAATCATATCAATCAGTATAAATTATCTTGGGGGGCGATTCGGCTTCGACGTGGGTTGCAAAGCAGTGCAGGGCATACCGAGGATCAGTTACCTCGTAAATACATCTGAAAAAAAATAGTCGCAAACGACGAAAATTACGCTTTAGCCGCTTAATCCGGCTGAACTCCACACCGGTGGGCCTCAACGCCGGGTCTGGCAACAGACAGTGGAGTCACTAACGAGGATCGTATTTCGCAGGGTTACTTTGCGAAGTACTAAATAATAGGTAACTCGCCTTTCATCAGCCTGCCAGCTGGCGGGTGACAGGTTAAATCAAATAAACTTGGCTAAGTATGTAGAACTGTCTGTAGAGGGCTTGCGGACGCGGGTTCAATTCCCGCCGCCTCCACCAATACCAAAAACCAACCTTTCATCCGGTTGGTTCTTTTGTGCCTACTCTCGCGTATTTGCGCGGGTTCCTGAGGATTCTTGCGGACTTCGTAGTTTCAAGAGATTCCCTAAATTCGCTCAGTTTTTCTCTCTCTGCGCCATTATTCTCTCCACCCCTTCCTGTCATTTAAGTGCGAAGTCCACAAGCTCATATTTTTTAGATGATAAAAATCAATGAATTACGCGCGGACGAATCAAACGGTTTATTTTCAGTATTGGTAGGTGGAGGAAACAGCACCTAGGCGGAAAGAACAAAAAAGAATATGAAAAACTACGCCTCATTAGTCTTTTGCACCTCAATGCTGCGCGCACGAATTATAGCAAAGCTCAAATAAATTGATTATACCTTACAGATGACTTATCCATTTTCATTTCGCTGCAAAGTCTTATCCGTTCGAAAGGAGGAGGGACTTACAATCGCGCAGGTTGCGTTAAGCAACTCTTTAAAATCGAATCATTTCATATAAAGTAGGCTATATCTGTCTAGAGACAAAGCTTCCATGCTGGCCTTCTATGATTATCCTGCCGAAAACTGGCAGCATATAAGAACAACTAATCCGGTTGAATCTGTCTTTGCTACTGTCATAATAAGAACAGATAAAACCAAGAATTGTGGAAGTCGGACAACAACACTAACCATGCCGTTCAAGTTCATGGAAACTGCTCAAAATAATTGATTTCGATTAAGAGGCTATAAGCTGTTAGCAGATGTCATCTCCGGCGTTAAATTTGTTAAACAAACAGGAGATCAAAAACAGGTAGCCGCTTGACCCTCCATACACCACATTTGATTATAGCTCATTCGGTCTCTATCACCTTGTAGGTACGCGTACTGGCAGAGCTCCAACCGAGTCGATTTGAGCTCTGGATAAATTAACAAGTCTCAAGGCCTCGTCAGGATGAAACCCGGCAGCCCGAAGGGCGTAAAAGGCCTTGATGTCTTCGAAAGCAATGTTCGGAAAGAGAAGCGTTCCATTGCCTGTAGCCTCAATTTGTAAAGACCCTACGTTTGGTTGGTTTATTGTCTCGCCCCGATACGCCCGGTTTATATTCCGTTGGGCTGTACTTGCGAGATCATGCTGCGCATTTGTAAAGCTAGGGACACCTTGTTCAATCGTAATTGCGGAATTGTGATTCGGATTTAGTCTTGCTCGACCTGGAGAAAAACTAGCAGATTGATGAATATGATGCCCAGCGACGTCACTATAAGCTCCGGCGTTAGCGATGGGGCCAGCCGTGAAGCCACCGCTGCCCCCCGGCCCAAGCGCAATGGGGCCGCGTGATGGAATCGGATTTAGGTTGCCGCGAATCCTTCCTGCCGGCAGCAAAGGCTGGTTGACGGGCGGCAGTGCCGGTGGGCCAGCCGTGAAGCCTCCGCTGTCCCCCGGCCCAAGCGCAATGGGGCCGCGTGATGGAATTGGATTGAGGTTGCCGCGAATCCTCCCAGCCGGCAGTAAAGGCTGGTTGACGGGCGGCAGTGCCGGTGGCACATGTGCCATTGTCACGCCAGGCAGTTGCCCGCCGACGGTTTTAGGACTTATTGCAACGGCTGCCGACTCCGCCTGGGTCCCTACCGTCACGACCTTGGCGTTCAGCGCCTCACGCGTTATTCCATAACGATAAACCATTGTTCCATCTTCCAAAAGCACTACCGCCGCATTCCTGGCGCGATATGCAGCCAACGTCTCTGCCACCGTCGCCGGTCCTACCCGACCGAGCCCCGCGACGCCTCCTCCCGCGAACCCGGCGATAAGCCCCAAGGTCTCGCTGCCCGTGACGTTGGTCACGACCGTATCGGCGGCGTAACCAACGGCAGCTGACTCCACGAACAGCCATGGATTAGCTACGGCGGAGGCAGTGAGAGCAATGGCCGCACCCGTACCCACCACCGCGACCGACGACGTTATCCCGAAAGCAGCTATGCCGGTGGTATGACGCAGGTTCCTTTCGATCACGATGGATTGCTCGAGCCGTTCTTTGGCGAAAGCCCGTTTCACTTGGGCGTCGTGTTCATCGGTGCGCGGTGGAACCTTCAGGCCATAGCGTTTAAAATTCTCGTAGTTGTAGCGCACGCGGAATTGCTCAAACGTCGAGACATTAGCAATGCCTTGCTTCGCCCTGTACTGGGCCGGCGATGTAATGTCATGTATTTCGATGATTTCGGGTTTTATACCCTCATTGAATTGCGGCAAACAAACATCCTCACCGCCCCCCATGGCGCCGCAGTAGAATTGCTCCGTAAACTCTTCCATCAATACTCCGTCAAGGTTTCTGGTGATGGTTTTCTGTATGTAGTCTGCAGCGATATCCTCGTAGCCTATTCGTTCGAACTCGGCCCCAACCTCCCAGCCAGACGGCGCAACCTTTACGTTGCTTTCCGCGACTTTCGGTGCTACTTTGGCTTCATCGAATTTCCGATCCACAGTCTTGGGCGATTCACTCCGCAGCGCATCAAATGCATTCTGGATAAACACTTGTCCCAAGCCCATGGCCAGTTGTTGAGAGAGCGCATTCCAGGCGCGCGCGTTTGGGTTCCAGACCCATCCCGTGTTGGGATTGAGCGCCTGCTGAGCCAGATCCGAGAAAAAACCACCCAACACCGGGGTAGCAGCACCGCCCAAAGTAGCCGTCAACAAGCTCGATTTGAACGGCTCTGGCTTATTCTCGGGGTGGATGATTTCCTGGATCTTATAGTTGAAGGCATAGGTGGTCGCAGCAGCTCCAGCCTGGGCCAATGACTGCACCCACAGGGGTCCCCGCACAGCAGTGGCTGCCCCGCTCAGCCCGCCAGCAAGGGCTCCTGTTAGCCCCGCTTCGGCCACCGCTCCTGCATCACTTAATTTATAGTCATCCCATCCCTTCTCGCTTGACAAGCTTATATAAAATGACTGGCTGGCGAATCTACCGGCGGCCGCTGCGATCCCCATCCCCAACGGGCCCAGTGTCGACAGCGTCACACCCAGCACCATGGACGTGGCAATTCCCACGACAGGCGCAAACTGCTGAACGGTTTTTTCCCAGAAGGTCGGTGGGGGAGGCGGCATGGGCGCGCCCACCCATGGCGTGTTGGAGATAATCGTGTTAGGGTTATAGGGCGAAAACGTGTCGACGTTGTTGTGCAAATTGGTCACGACGTTGGGAATGCGTAGGCTTCGTCCAACCTGTGACTCCAGCGAATCGGAGGGACCGGTGGTCAAGCCATTGGCGTCAGCGATCAAGTACCACAACTGCTCGTCTCCCAGGAACGCCTTCGCAATGCTAGCCGTGGTATCACCGGTGAGGACCGCATAGCTACTGGGCTGTGAACTTGGATAAGTGGAGCTGACAGGCGTGAAGTTGATACCAAAGTTGGCGTGCAAGCCTTTTCTGGTAAAGCTGCTAGAGGGGACGTTGCCGATCGCCTCTCCGCTCGTGTTGTAGAAGAAGCTGTTGTATTTGTCATCCCGAATTCCCCCATTCGGCCGCATGTCAATCTTAGCCTTGTCGAGCACGCGACCCGATCCGTCGTAGTCGAAGAAGACCATCTCCGTATTGCCCGGGCCGTCCACCGAACGCTGCCACACCAGGTTGCCACGCCCGTCATAGATGTTGGTTTTTTGCGTCGGTGTCGATTTCTTGAGGTTGGATTCAACGAGAATAGCTCTTTCCCTCAGCGCCCCTGCCTTGAATACATAGCCGTAGGTATAGGTATTCTTGAAACCCTGAACGGGATCAGTTCCCAGCCCATCCCCTTGGGTATAGGTGTAGGATCGCAGTATGCCGTGGTTGTCATAGAGGTTTTTAGTTTCTGAATTTGTGTGCGGTCTCGTGGAATGGGTTGAGGTTTGCTTGTCGAACAGGCCTGCGGCGTTATAGTGATCTTTTACCTTCACTAGTGACTGGGGCTCCATCCTCATGTTAAAGGCGCTGACGAAGCGGAAATGGCTATATTGACTACTCTCAGAAAGATTGCCCAACAAATCGTAGCTGCGCGTTTCCGACGGCATAAAGGGACTCGGACCGGGGTCGGGTGGTATCTCTTCAAGTTTCTCCAAGAACTGTTTGTTGGAGCGCACCCCAGCCTGTTCGATCTTGATGAGGTAGCCTAAGTCGTTGTAGGTGTAGCGCTCCAAACGGGCTTGCTCCCAAGACGTGTCTCCGCCTAGTTGGGATTCTCTTATTTCTGTTCCTTCCTGCGTGCGCGTCCTGGCGCGGCGGCCGACGGCATCGTAGGTAATCACCACGCCAGCATCGGTGACAGTGCCATCTTGTTCAATGGTTTTGTTGGCCAGCGTCATGCGCCCTTCGTGGTCGTAGTTGAACCACAATTGCCGACCATTGATCTCCTCTCCTGTAAGGGTACCGTTGCCCGGCAGGGGTATGGTACTTCGGCCGACGGAGCTGAACGTAATTCTCCTGCGGTTACCGAGCTCGTCGTAGTCGTAAGTGACGTTCGAGCTCGAGCGCTTGCCATCTATGTTAAGATTGTCGACGGTAACAGGCCGGTCTAGGGCGTCATAAGTAGCCCTTATTTCTCGCTGCTCCTCCTGCGCTGCTATAGGTTGAAGATCACTGCCGATAAAGTACTCGTAAAAGCCTTCCTTGGTCTCGATATTGACAGTCCCCACCAGTCCCCTGTCGTTGTATGAATATTTATTCGTGCTGATGGATGACCAATAGTCCAAACCGCCAGCAAAACCGAGAGTGCCTACCGTTTGACTATCCGTTGTCTGGGCAAGCAACCCGTTTTCCTTGTATTCATAAACTCGATTGTTCTTCGCTGTCGAATCCGTAATGTCTGTGCCGGTATAAGTCTCCTGCTTGACTTGACCAAAATCGGTGTAGCTATAGGTAGTAGTGTGGTTGAATCCCCCCCCTGCAGCAGTACTCGTTGTACTGGTAAGGCGGTTGATCGTGAAGTTCAGTTGATCGCCGCTATCCGCAGCAGTGTTGTAGCTCCAGGCCTGGCTGTGGCCCGAAGCGTCAGTTTGCTGGATCTTGTTGCCCAGGATGTCGTAAATGCAGGAAGTCTCACGGCCCGGATCCCCGCTACTAGGTGTAAGCAAAGGCCAGTTGTCCCACGCCTGGAACTGAAAGGTTCCCCGCACCAAGCCACGCTCGTCGTATTGGGCGTAGTTGGCATTAAAGAGA
Proteins encoded in this region:
- the ubiG gene encoding bifunctional 2-polyprenyl-6-hydroxyphenol methylase/3-demethylubiquinol 3-O-methyltransferase UbiG; the encoded protein is MEDDGINADPIELEKFSQLAHRWWDPNSEFKPLHDINPLRLDYIDQLSGGLKEKTVVDVGCGGGILSEAMAARGAKTTGIDLSDKALKIAKLHLLESGQQVDYRKITVEMLAKEQPHHFDIVTCMEMLEHVPDPASVIKACAQLTKPNGWVFFSTINRNPKSYLFAILGAEYILKLLPKGTHEYAKFIKPSELARMARAAGLNDAKIIGMTYNPLTKVYALEADTSVNYIMAFPA
- a CDS encoding ABC transporter ATP-binding protein, with product MNDIPNVTISACNLSRNFGKHTAVHQVDLELRRGEVLGLLGPNGAGKSTTMQMLTGNLAPTSGSVQICGVDLLKHPQQAKCYIGYLPENPPLYKELTVDEYLRFAARLHHINLSRIDSVLTEVKQRCGLNDIGKRLINTLSKGYQQRVGIAQAIIHQPEVIILDEPSIGLDPNQIREIRILIRELGKTSSVVLSTHILPEVEGVCDRVQIMNQGTMVFSAALAELKQKNLSLEQIFEQFTLRNGHTGN
- a CDS encoding HAD family hydrolase; the encoded protein is MIKAILFDFDGTVADTAPDLGHALNRQRIARGLSPLPITLIRRYASAGSRGLLHLGFNLKPDDVTYEAMREEFLRFYAERLCHDTCLFPGIANVIDQLDIRNLPWGIVTNKPARFTRPLVQTLGLHQRAACIISGDETAHTKPHPEPLLTACRQMDISPQNCIYLGDDLRDVQASMAAGIKPIVARYGYLGNDAPPESWGADHLINHPEDLLNYI
- a CDS encoding OmpA family protein translates to MKKRTSTRKYLIEAIVLSLLLISTMALAETQAGTYYKQGESDAAKIPGYNVNDRGVISRNTTGLCWRTRDWTEENADCSCDPQAPKCQKPVEQVAAPTPPAPITEPEKITFSADALFDFDKAVLKPQGKESLDDFANKLRNIKYDLIIAVGYADRIGSDDYNKQLSMRRAEAVKNYLVTANGISPDRIFTDGKGEANPVTGDSCAGTKKTKALIDCLAPDRRVEIEVAGTQEGNY